The DNA region GCAAACGACTATCTGAGGCAGCGCCTGAAGGAGATTCGTTTGCTGTGAGCCCTCATTCCCGGTTAGTCTGTTGGGCGGCTCTAAGCCAGGGGAGGGAAGAATGTATCAATTAACCAGTGGCGAGCGATACGCGCGGCTCAGGCGATGGCACGACCATCACCTGGAAGTCTATTTTGGTGCCCGCGATCTCGACGCCGCCCTGGCGACTTATCATCCCGAGGCGGTGGGGTATGGAACCGGCCGTGGCGAGGAGGGCAATAGTCCGGAGAAGTTGCGTGGGGTGGTGATCGGCGACCTTCAGAGCTTCCCCGAGCGAATCGATTACCGCACCCGGGATCGCAGCTTCCATGCCGTCTCCCCCGACGTGGTGCTGTGTCAGGTCTGCCTGGATTTGACTCTGGATATCAATGCTCACCGCGTCAACCTCAGAAACCTGCGGCACAGCCTGGTCGCCCGGGAAACCGATGACGGCGATTTCAGGATCTGCCATGTGCACGTGTCCTACCCCACTGATCTGCACGGTGAGGAAGAGCCCTACCCGCTCAAGGAGATCGAGGAGATCTCTGAGGTGGTGGACGAGATGGTCGCCAGCAAGACCCGCGACCTGACCACGGCGTATCGCAAGCTCGAGCACATGGCCATCCGCGACCGGCTGACCGGCGT from Wenzhouxiangella sp. AB-CW3 includes:
- a CDS encoding GGDEF domain-containing protein → MYQLTSGERYARLRRWHDHHLEVYFGARDLDAALATYHPEAVGYGTGRGEEGNSPEKLRGVVIGDLQSFPERIDYRTRDRSFHAVSPDVVLCQVCLDLTLDINAHRVNLRNLRHSLVARETDDGDFRICHVHVSYPTDLHGEEEPYPLKEIEEISEVVDEMVASKTRDLTTAYRKLEHMAIRDRLTGVFNRIRVDEKLEQEVRRANRYGSPIALIMLDIDDFKVVNDNHGHLSGDRVLKELARLATEMTRDTDLVGRWGGEEFIIILPETSAEQAAEIGERIREAFGETAFQSDSGAPIELSLSCGVSEFQDGDDAESVFRRADQALYEAKRAGKNRVVQKH